A window of Costertonia aggregata contains these coding sequences:
- a CDS encoding response regulator transcription factor, producing MKPHIQKIIVIDNDPKFHEIYTYYFERYLDYSLEGIYTTISHALDDYDTIMPNIIVSDVSLEGTDGITSISHFRKKDWNAKIIMVSDQSDFEIIKKSFKNGAVGYLTKPLSERRLYEALNSIRYEGVSMSHDIIKKIVSTFSRKSYEMFSERENEIIDYLQMGATYKVMAEKLFVTTSTINFHMQNIYLKLNVNSKSEALIKLQEIDQELANCA from the coding sequence ATGAAACCACATATTCAAAAAATCATTGTGATTGACAATGACCCAAAATTCCATGAAATCTATACCTACTATTTTGAGAGGTACTTGGACTATTCCTTAGAAGGTATATATACCACCATATCCCATGCTTTAGACGATTACGATACAATAATGCCAAACATAATAGTGTCGGATGTTTCCCTTGAAGGAACCGATGGAATTACGAGCATCTCACATTTTCGTAAAAAAGATTGGAATGCCAAAATAATCATGGTCAGCGACCAATCTGATTTTGAAATCATAAAAAAATCGTTTAAAAATGGTGCTGTTGGATATTTAACAAAGCCCCTTAGCGAAAGGCGTTTATATGAGGCACTTAACTCAATACGCTATGAAGGTGTTTCTATGAGTCACGACATCATAAAAAAAATAGTATCAACGTTTAGTCGTAAATCTTATGAAATGTTCTCTGAGAGGGAAAATGAAATTATAGATTATCTGCAAATGGGCGCCACGTATAAAGTTATGGCCGAAAAATTATTCGTGACCACAAGTACAATAAATTTTCATATGCAGAACATCTATTTGAAACTCAACGTAAATTCAAAATCCGAAGCCCTTATCAAATTACAGG
- a CDS encoding PorP/SprF family type IX secretion system membrane protein, protein MNHNISTSNKISFLLIFCTVIGIQVTCAQQTEVNQNLSSSNTYHNQLFFNRFLINPTFSLVRENKSYLNILHRNQYATFEDNSQNYFLGFSNKLNENTALGIGVYSQWSGVVQEFGFNANYATAVKLGAKSRLTFGANVTYFNSGLDKNRVVATENDPNIIDARKESKIAVQPGITLSVGKFDFGLYAEDLLRYNQTTNEFLTNLNDKSIKASLQYTQTFNASRGLFADARLMPLVQMGRNENGSVSYLGSVLLDLPNYGWFQTTMDDQYGLSMGLGFNISKKMSLGYLMEKDVLQGDTDLGWNHEISMAYTFKNENDVSTNYTSDSEDARIDKIVRNYEEQILALKEENDKQRKRDKTRHNENKTTKTDANALAQQYRPIEGQTVSETDANSLAYQNRLILDELILRQDSIEAARNEAFERRFETIVRVIRSDIKQNLKAAQNINTVSGTLLATNSKAVEPVAKTKVVKTNHRKDFLELPPIKSLGKSDVVGVTSGYYVIANVYKNKVYLNAFMNDLKKKGLNPKKFYNKENGLHYVYLADFDVKQDAETAFVSNLGGKYNDEKWIMQVDHTTATAANMYEDGDGYE, encoded by the coding sequence ATGAACCATAATATATCAACATCAAATAAAATAAGTTTTTTACTTATATTTTGTACGGTTATAGGTATACAGGTAACGTGTGCCCAGCAAACCGAAGTGAACCAAAATCTTAGTTCGAGCAACACGTACCACAACCAGTTATTTTTCAACCGGTTTTTAATAAACCCAACGTTCTCATTGGTCAGGGAAAATAAATCTTACCTAAATATATTGCACAGAAACCAATATGCGACTTTTGAGGACAATAGCCAAAACTATTTTTTGGGCTTTAGCAATAAGCTAAATGAAAACACGGCCTTGGGAATAGGGGTCTATAGCCAATGGTCGGGCGTAGTGCAGGAATTCGGATTTAATGCCAATTACGCCACAGCGGTAAAATTGGGAGCGAAAAGTAGATTGACTTTTGGTGCCAACGTTACCTATTTTAACTCGGGTCTGGATAAAAATAGGGTTGTTGCTACAGAAAATGATCCCAATATTATTGATGCGAGAAAAGAAAGTAAGATTGCGGTCCAACCCGGTATTACCCTTTCCGTTGGAAAATTTGACTTTGGTCTATATGCAGAGGATTTGCTACGCTATAACCAGACTACAAACGAATTTTTGACCAATCTGAATGATAAAAGCATAAAAGCTTCTTTACAATATACGCAAACGTTCAACGCCAGTAGGGGATTATTTGCCGATGCGAGGTTGATGCCACTGGTTCAGATGGGCAGAAATGAGAACGGTAGTGTATCCTACCTCGGTTCTGTTTTGTTGGATTTACCAAATTATGGATGGTTTCAAACTACTATGGACGACCAATATGGACTATCTATGGGATTAGGTTTTAACATAAGCAAAAAAATGTCACTGGGTTATTTAATGGAGAAAGATGTTTTACAAGGTGATACGGATTTGGGATGGAATCATGAAATATCCATGGCTTATACCTTTAAAAACGAAAACGATGTATCAACAAACTACACTAGTGATTCCGAAGATGCAAGAATAGATAAAATCGTAAGAAATTATGAGGAGCAAATCCTGGCCCTTAAAGAAGAGAACGATAAACAAAGAAAGAGAGACAAAACCCGACATAATGAGAATAAAACCACAAAAACCGATGCCAACGCACTGGCCCAACAATATAGACCAATAGAGGGCCAAACCGTATCAGAAACCGATGCTAACTCGCTGGCATACCAAAACAGATTGATCTTGGATGAGCTTATTTTAAGACAAGACTCTATAGAAGCAGCCCGTAACGAAGCATTTGAAAGAAGGTTTGAGACCATTGTCAGGGTCATCCGAAGCGATATCAAACAAAACTTGAAAGCAGCTCAGAATATTAATACGGTATCGGGTACTTTGTTGGCAACAAATAGCAAAGCAGTTGAACCTGTGGCAAAGACAAAAGTCGTGAAAACCAACCATCGAAAAGATTTCTTGGAACTACCTCCAATTAAATCTTTAGGAAAATCCGATGTTGTAGGGGTAACTTCAGGCTATTATGTAATCGCGAACGTGTATAAAAACAAGGTATATCTAAATGCCTTTATGAACGACTTGAAAAAGAAAGGCCTCAATCCTAAAAAATTCTATAACAAAGAAAACGGTTTACATTACGTTTACTTGGCCGACTTTGACGTAAAGCAAGATGCCGAGACCGCTTTCGTTTCAAATTTGGGTGGCAAGTACAACGATGAAAAGTGGATCATGCAAGTAGATCATACCACTGCGACCGCTGCCAATATGTATGAAGATGGTGACGGTTATGAATAA
- a CDS encoding TolB family protein — MKNPLFYNVIFGCIITLFSTALTAQSKPTNENAKKSQNYQKLIDFGYTDQEIFEDLGNAYFLSENYETAIFWYRKLKTVSHNGQLRKSYQERYNYALHKTGAKEVAFSANDKDWLASVRSDYKTKQTSKKDERFNELNLNFKDEPMTAMLQVDGKNKHPFMQQAPVALTEDGNTAYFSKEILVKPSTGIFSKKQLVHKIFKAEKINGRWKNIRQVSLSPKDASVLHPTVSKDGKRLFFASNMPGTFGKYDIYVSNIRKDGSLGIAKNLGTKVNTKENDLYPNLVGGNTLFFASEGRKGYGGMDIYMVDVNEKKVGIAVNLGSPINSAEDDLAIRFTTKNGMGYVMSNRGKNKENIHQVAFSYVNKQENNASAKREFDIADAFTNDVKIDYSSTVFEDE, encoded by the coding sequence ATGAAAAATCCCCTCTTCTACAATGTGATCTTTGGATGTATTATAACACTGTTCAGTACTGCACTAACAGCACAATCCAAACCTACGAACGAGAACGCTAAAAAGTCTCAGAATTATCAAAAACTAATAGATTTTGGTTATACCGATCAAGAAATTTTTGAAGATTTAGGAAATGCCTACTTTTTGAGCGAAAATTATGAAACCGCTATATTTTGGTATCGAAAGTTAAAGACCGTAAGCCATAATGGCCAACTGCGCAAAAGTTATCAGGAACGGTACAATTACGCTTTACACAAAACGGGAGCCAAAGAAGTTGCCTTCAGCGCCAATGACAAAGATTGGTTGGCTTCGGTAAGGTCTGATTACAAAACAAAGCAGACTTCCAAAAAAGATGAGAGATTCAATGAGCTGAACCTTAATTTTAAGGATGAACCAATGACCGCAATGCTACAAGTAGACGGTAAAAACAAACATCCTTTTATGCAACAAGCGCCTGTAGCTCTTACCGAAGATGGAAATACTGCATATTTCAGCAAGGAAATACTCGTAAAACCGTCAACTGGCATTTTCTCCAAAAAACAATTGGTACATAAAATATTCAAAGCGGAAAAAATAAACGGACGATGGAAAAACATCAGGCAGGTAAGCTTGAGTCCTAAAGATGCTTCGGTATTACATCCAACAGTTTCAAAGGATGGCAAACGATTGTTTTTTGCATCAAATATGCCCGGAACATTCGGCAAATATGACATTTATGTTTCCAATATTCGTAAAGACGGTTCTTTGGGTATTGCCAAAAATTTAGGCACAAAGGTAAATACCAAGGAAAATGACCTCTATCCCAACCTCGTAGGTGGCAATACCTTATTCTTTGCATCGGAAGGAAGAAAGGGGTATGGTGGAATGGATATCTATATGGTAGATGTTAACGAAAAAAAAGTAGGTATTGCGGTTAATTTGGGCAGCCCTATCAACAGTGCCGAGGATGATTTGGCCATACGCTTTACGACCAAGAACGGTATGGGCTATGTAATGTCAAACCGAGGAAAAAACAAGGAGAACATTCATCAAGTTGCCTTCTCATACGTTAACAAACAAGAAAACAACGCCAGTGCGAAAAGGGAATTTGATATCGCCGATGCTTTTACAAACGATGTAAAAATAGATTATTCCTCAACAGTTTTTGAAGACGAATGA
- a CDS encoding carboxylesterase family protein, with translation MKKSLLLVSILINILFLLTFFVLAYFGTGPFSSTPQIDIHAPVQLTPQLIESEMHTLVNEDLKYYLYFPKDYEVKKDGKFPLLLFLHGGGESGAAIETIKSNGPPKLIAEGRDFPFLVLAPQNPYQKKWWNTRSVNQLLNAIIKTHRVDLDRIYITGLSRGGGAAWEMAVQYPEKFAAMAVVCGMAPVPYASWIDKDLPIWVFHGDQDESIPISESIEMVNKLKEMGRNIKFTIYEGVGHNSWETAYSDEELYIWLQNQKRK, from the coding sequence ATGAAGAAATCCTTGTTACTTGTTTCTATTTTGATCAACATACTTTTTTTGCTGACCTTTTTTGTTTTGGCGTATTTTGGAACAGGTCCTTTTTCAAGTACACCGCAGATAGATATTCATGCCCCTGTACAATTGACTCCACAGCTCATTGAGAGTGAAATGCATACTTTGGTCAATGAGGATTTAAAATACTATCTATACTTTCCCAAAGATTACGAGGTCAAAAAGGATGGGAAATTCCCACTGCTTTTATTTCTCCATGGTGGCGGCGAATCCGGAGCCGCTATTGAAACCATTAAAAGTAATGGTCCGCCCAAGTTGATAGCAGAAGGTAGGGACTTTCCTTTTCTAGTTCTTGCGCCTCAAAACCCGTATCAGAAAAAATGGTGGAATACAAGGTCCGTCAATCAACTGTTAAATGCTATAATCAAAACGCATAGAGTGGATTTGGACCGAATATATATTACCGGTTTAAGTAGGGGGGGCGGGGCAGCTTGGGAAATGGCGGTGCAATACCCTGAAAAGTTTGCCGCTATGGCCGTTGTTTGCGGAATGGCCCCAGTGCCCTATGCATCATGGATAGATAAGGATTTGCCCATTTGGGTATTTCATGGCGACCAAGATGAGTCTATTCCCATATCTGAATCTATTGAGATGGTGAACAAACTAAAAGAAATGGGCAGAAATATAAAGTTTACTATTTATGAGGGGGTAGGGCATAACTCCTGGGAAACGGCATATAGCGACGAAGAGCTCTACATCTGGTTGCAAAATCAAAAGCGTAAATAG
- a CDS encoding GMC family oxidoreductase yields MQIKESPEVYDVIIVGSGAGGGMATKQLADAGLNVAVVEAGPFFDPADPKTMTQLKWAYESPRRFAGTDRAFGGDDMSYGDWEVEGEPYTHTKGTIFRWWRSRMLGGRTNHWGRISLRFGPKDFKGKTRDGYGDDWPIGYDDVKPYYDKVDKLIGVFGTNEGLEDDPDGFFLPPPKPRLHELFYIEGAKKSNVPVIPGRLSMLTKRINNERGICFYCGQCKRSCSAYADFSSGSCLIFPAQKSGGKVKIYVNSMVREVLTNEEGKATGVSYINKEDRKEYALKGKVVVLAASACSSARILLNSKSKQHPNGLGNSSNLVGKYLHDSTGSGAAGVIPGLMNRKVSYNEDGVGGMHVYSPWWGDNSKLDFPRGYHIEVWGGMSIPNYGFGWNQGDLNQYFGLKVGGYGDSLREEVKKYYGAVIGFGGRGEGIARKENYCEIDPTTVDEYGIPVLKFNYQWSDLERNQAKHMQDTFEEIIHNMGGHYLGEKPGKDKDYGLNAPGEIIHEVGTTRMGDDPKTSVTNKFNQLHDVDNVFIVDAGPFVSQADKNCTWTILALSWRASDYIIEQLKQQNI; encoded by the coding sequence ATGCAGATAAAGGAATCACCGGAAGTTTATGACGTAATTATTGTTGGATCTGGAGCTGGTGGCGGAATGGCAACAAAACAATTGGCCGATGCAGGCCTAAACGTAGCAGTAGTTGAAGCAGGGCCATTTTTTGATCCCGCAGACCCTAAGACGATGACGCAACTAAAATGGGCCTATGAATCCCCAAGGCGATTTGCCGGTACTGACCGTGCTTTTGGCGGGGATGATATGTCATATGGTGATTGGGAAGTTGAAGGGGAACCCTATACACATACAAAAGGCACTATATTTAGATGGTGGCGTTCCAGAATGTTAGGAGGCCGCACCAACCATTGGGGGCGTATTTCGTTACGCTTTGGGCCAAAAGACTTTAAAGGCAAGACCAGAGATGGGTATGGCGATGATTGGCCCATTGGTTACGATGATGTTAAACCCTATTATGACAAAGTAGATAAATTAATCGGTGTATTTGGAACCAACGAAGGTTTGGAAGATGACCCGGACGGTTTTTTTCTACCGCCCCCAAAACCAAGATTGCATGAGCTTTTTTATATAGAAGGGGCAAAAAAATCAAATGTTCCCGTAATTCCGGGACGGCTGTCAATGTTGACCAAAAGGATAAATAATGAACGTGGTATCTGTTTTTATTGCGGGCAGTGTAAAAGGTCATGCTCTGCCTATGCGGATTTTTCCTCGGGGAGCTGCTTAATATTTCCAGCACAAAAAAGTGGTGGTAAGGTCAAGATTTATGTGAACTCAATGGTACGTGAGGTTTTAACCAACGAAGAAGGTAAAGCAACAGGTGTATCCTACATAAATAAGGAAGACCGTAAAGAGTATGCTTTAAAGGGTAAAGTAGTCGTGCTGGCCGCGTCTGCTTGTAGCTCTGCACGTATCCTCCTAAATTCTAAAAGCAAGCAACACCCGAACGGATTGGGCAATAGTAGTAACTTGGTCGGTAAATATCTACATGATTCCACCGGGTCGGGAGCTGCCGGCGTAATTCCTGGTTTAATGAACCGTAAGGTGTCCTATAATGAGGACGGTGTTGGGGGAATGCATGTATATTCCCCATGGTGGGGCGATAATTCCAAACTTGATTTCCCACGAGGTTATCATATTGAAGTTTGGGGGGGTATGTCCATACCAAACTATGGCTTTGGGTGGAACCAAGGCGATCTTAACCAGTATTTTGGTTTAAAGGTCGGTGGTTACGGCGACAGCTTAAGAGAAGAGGTAAAGAAATACTATGGTGCCGTAATCGGTTTTGGCGGTAGAGGCGAAGGTATCGCAAGAAAAGAAAACTATTGTGAGATCGATCCCACTACGGTTGATGAATATGGTATACCAGTTTTAAAGTTCAACTATCAATGGTCAGATCTGGAGAGAAATCAGGCAAAGCATATGCAAGACACCTTTGAAGAGATAATACACAACATGGGTGGGCATTATTTGGGCGAGAAACCGGGCAAGGATAAGGATTACGGCCTAAATGCCCCCGGAGAAATCATACACGAGGTAGGAACCACGCGAATGGGTGATGACCCCAAAACTTCGGTTACCAACAAATTTAATCAATTACATGACGTCGATAACGTTTTTATCGTAGATGCGGGGCCGTTCGTTTCGCAAGCCGATAAAAATTGTACTTGGACAATATTGGCACTTTCGTGGAGAGCGTCGGATTATATTATTGAGCAATTGAAACAACAAAATATTTAG
- a CDS encoding gluconate 2-dehydrogenase subunit 3 family protein, translated as MDRRKSIQTIILGAGASALAFHGCKTDGEKTNQEIPATEDTKYFGRTPKELERIEKLNAEQLFNTHEMETIAVLSTVILPPKEPHGGPIEAEVPELIEFMGKDIPEMKPILLGGLMWMDHKSNTEFGTEFKSATLEQQKMICDQICYHDPKIPLDEQPLEIQFFALMRNLTVTGYYTSKVGIADLGYKGNQPNVWDGVPQDVLDQHGVAYDPEWIAKCVDQSKRNVIAEWDENGNLLT; from the coding sequence ATGGATAGAAGAAAAAGTATACAGACCATAATCCTTGGAGCTGGTGCATCGGCCTTGGCATTTCATGGTTGTAAAACAGATGGTGAGAAAACGAATCAGGAAATTCCGGCTACCGAGGACACCAAATATTTTGGTCGTACCCCAAAAGAACTGGAACGTATTGAAAAACTGAACGCCGAACAATTGTTCAATACGCATGAAATGGAGACCATAGCCGTTTTGAGTACGGTGATTCTCCCCCCTAAAGAACCGCATGGCGGGCCAATTGAGGCAGAGGTTCCCGAGCTTATCGAATTTATGGGAAAAGACATTCCCGAAATGAAACCTATACTTTTGGGCGGACTCATGTGGATGGACCATAAAAGTAATACCGAGTTCGGAACAGAGTTCAAATCAGCTACCCTGGAGCAGCAAAAAATGATTTGTGACCAAATATGTTACCATGATCCAAAAATACCTTTGGATGAGCAACCCTTGGAAATCCAATTTTTTGCCTTAATGCGTAACCTAACAGTGACCGGGTACTATACATCTAAGGTAGGTATCGCCGACTTGGGTTACAAAGGCAATCAGCCCAATGTATGGGACGGTGTGCCCCAAGACGTGCTGGATCAGCATGGTGTTGCCTATGACCCGGAATGGATTGCAAAATGCGTGGATCAGAGCAAAAGAAATGTAATTGCAGAATGGGATGAAAATGGAAACCTATTGACCTGA
- a CDS encoding sugar phosphate isomerase/epimerase family protein: protein MMKKILCFCAALTATFALSAQEVGLQLYSLRNQFKKDVSGTLDLIKSWDIVKIEGGDSYGLPVAEFKAMLAERNFDIVSVQGGYLELKDDLNTVIQRAKDYDAEYVMCAWIDHKGDEFGISNTKEAVEVFNSAGKRLKEKGITLVYHPHGYEFRPYKNGTLFDYMAANAEHFDFEMDVYWFRHGGADPMAMLNKYPDKFKLMHLKDMQKGTKGNNTGHSDVETNVVLGTGQIDIAALVKRGKELGIEYMFIEDESSRSVKQIPQSLSFLQSIK, encoded by the coding sequence ATGATGAAAAAAATACTATGTTTTTGCGCAGCACTCACAGCTACTTTTGCACTATCGGCACAAGAAGTCGGTTTACAATTGTACAGCCTAAGAAATCAATTCAAAAAAGATGTATCTGGAACCTTGGATCTCATTAAATCCTGGGATATTGTCAAAATTGAGGGCGGTGATTCTTACGGACTGCCCGTTGCCGAATTCAAGGCAATGTTGGCCGAACGTAATTTTGATATTGTTAGTGTTCAAGGCGGGTATTTGGAACTCAAAGATGATTTGAATACGGTTATCCAAAGGGCAAAGGATTATGATGCGGAATATGTAATGTGTGCTTGGATAGACCACAAAGGCGACGAGTTCGGCATCAGCAACACAAAAGAAGCGGTAGAAGTGTTCAACTCAGCGGGAAAGCGCCTAAAAGAAAAAGGGATAACTTTGGTATATCATCCACATGGCTATGAGTTTCGCCCGTATAAAAACGGTACTCTCTTTGACTACATGGCGGCGAATGCCGAACATTTTGATTTTGAGATGGATGTATACTGGTTCAGGCACGGCGGAGCAGACCCAATGGCTATGTTGAACAAGTATCCCGACAAATTCAAATTGATGCATCTGAAAGATATGCAAAAAGGTACAAAAGGAAATAACACAGGGCATTCCGATGTAGAGACCAACGTGGTTTTAGGTACAGGTCAAATTGATATTGCGGCATTGGTAAAACGTGGTAAAGAGTTGGGTATCGAATATATGTTCATAGAAGACGAATCTTCACGTTCCGTTAAGCAAATACCCCAAAGCCTGTCATTTCTGCAATCTATCAAGTAA
- a CDS encoding M15 family metallopeptidase, translating to MRIGLLSFTFLLFFACKEDKTNTDKNTHFESSISQDSIVRDSTLNHDKKVPKKTFRTFEGLADTTFVRLADFSDGFAYDMRYATDNNFLEEKVYECGECYTRVKTAKALLTANADFKGKGVKIKFFDCYRPNSIQYKMWEIVPNSQYVANPEKGSIHNKGGAVDITLVDMDGKELDMGTDFDFFGKRAYHDNFDLPQNILDNRKLLKETMEKHGFWSIRTEWWHYNLSAASNDKVANFKWACE from the coding sequence ATGCGAATAGGCTTGTTATCGTTTACTTTTTTATTATTTTTTGCCTGTAAGGAAGATAAAACCAATACTGATAAAAATACACACTTCGAATCTTCAATATCTCAAGATTCGATTGTCAGGGACTCTACGTTGAACCACGATAAAAAAGTTCCCAAAAAAACGTTCAGAACCTTTGAAGGACTTGCCGATACTACCTTTGTACGCTTAGCTGATTTTAGTGATGGTTTTGCTTATGATATGCGGTATGCCACCGACAATAATTTTTTGGAGGAAAAAGTATATGAATGTGGGGAGTGCTATACTAGGGTAAAAACAGCCAAAGCATTACTTACGGCCAATGCTGATTTTAAGGGCAAAGGTGTGAAAATCAAGTTTTTTGATTGCTACAGACCCAATTCGATACAATATAAAATGTGGGAAATAGTGCCTAATTCCCAGTATGTAGCCAATCCGGAAAAAGGTTCCATACACAACAAGGGTGGGGCTGTCGACATAACTTTGGTAGATATGGATGGGAAGGAGCTGGATATGGGTACCGATTTTGATTTTTTTGGCAAACGGGCATATCACGATAATTTTGATTTGCCCCAAAATATTCTTGATAATAGAAAATTGTTGAAAGAAACCATGGAAAAACATGGTTTTTGGTCCATTCGTACAGAATGGTGGCATTACAACTTGTCAGCTGCTTCAAATGATAAGGTCGCCAATTTCAAGTGGGCGTGTGAATAA
- a CDS encoding THUMP-like domain-containing protein, whose amino-acid sequence MAVLFKKSIFDGVANKEIVQQLESKKKCKNKLPTWFNTKGIYYPKKIHIEQTSSEITAKYKASLVDGASLLDFTGGLGVDSYFFSKKIDSITHLEINDELSSIAAYNFNVLKQGNITTICENGISYLQASKKEFDVIYLDPSRRNKAEQKVFLLSDCMPNVPRYLELLFKSSETILVKTSPLLDFSNGIQELKYVKQIHVVAIENEVKELLWLLEKGFTDDILIKTINIKKNENEAFDFKFLEENKATTRFDTPLKYLYEPNAAILKSGAFRLLGEKLNLSKLHEHTHLYTSVVALHFPGRCFNIVQTVPYNKKAIKTLGLKKANITTRNFPESVLEIRKKSKIKDGGFDYLFFCTNKENNLIVIHCRKN is encoded by the coding sequence ATGGCAGTGTTATTTAAAAAATCCATTTTTGATGGTGTTGCCAATAAAGAGATAGTACAGCAGTTAGAAAGCAAGAAAAAGTGTAAAAATAAGCTGCCAACATGGTTCAATACCAAAGGAATATATTATCCAAAAAAGATACATATTGAACAGACCTCTTCTGAAATCACTGCTAAATACAAAGCCAGTTTAGTTGATGGAGCATCGCTCTTAGACTTTACGGGTGGGCTGGGTGTCGACAGTTATTTTTTCAGTAAAAAAATTGATTCCATTACCCATTTAGAAATAAACGATGAACTCTCTTCGATTGCGGCATATAACTTCAACGTTTTAAAACAGGGTAACATAACTACCATTTGTGAAAACGGCATTTCGTATTTGCAAGCATCAAAAAAAGAATTTGATGTAATTTATTTGGATCCTTCTAGAAGAAATAAAGCCGAACAAAAAGTGTTTTTGCTTTCCGATTGTATGCCAAACGTACCCCGGTATTTGGAGCTACTTTTTAAAAGCTCGGAAACCATTTTAGTTAAAACGTCGCCCTTACTCGATTTTTCAAACGGTATACAAGAATTAAAATATGTAAAACAAATACATGTAGTTGCCATCGAAAACGAGGTAAAAGAGCTTTTGTGGCTTTTGGAAAAAGGCTTTACGGATGATATCCTTATTAAAACCATTAATATAAAAAAGAACGAAAACGAGGCTTTTGACTTTAAATTTTTAGAGGAAAATAAAGCAACCACAAGATTTGACACTCCCCTAAAATACCTATATGAGCCCAATGCCGCCATACTTAAGTCGGGAGCCTTTAGGTTGTTGGGCGAAAAACTGAACCTATCAAAGCTTCACGAGCATACCCATTTGTATACCAGTGTGGTAGCGTTGCATTTTCCCGGAAGATGTTTCAATATAGTGCAAACGGTGCCCTACAATAAAAAAGCCATAAAAACTTTAGGGCTGAAAAAAGCGAACATCACAACGCGTAATTTCCCCGAATCGGTTTTGGAAATTCGAAAGAAATCAAAAATTAAAGATGGTGGTTTTGACTATTTGTTCTTCTGTACAAATAAAGAAAACAATCTTATCGTAATACATTGTAGAAAAAATTAG
- a CDS encoding AI-2E family transporter: MTTKTISNGILRAIAILVGITLIVFFLYKIQSVLAYLAIAAVIALIGRPVVLFLRRKLKFPNTLAVVLTMVFMVAVIAGIVALFIPLITEQGKNLSLLNIDELQKSLNTLYGEITQYFGASPSDVKDIIEEAEIEKDDILKKFDVSFIPNFLNSFLDLVSTFSIGLFSVIFISFFFLKDSKLFQNGLLTFVPKAKEKGTVNSIEKINGLLSRYFVGLLLQIFVLFVIYTIVLFIVGIENAIVIAFLCALFNIIPYVGPIIGGVLMLLLTMTSNLGMDFSTVTLPKTGYVFIGLAIGQLVDNFFSQPFIFSNSVKSHPLEIFLVIIIAGLLFGVFGMVVAVPGYTAIKVILKEFLSENKIVKKLTGNL; encoded by the coding sequence ATGACCACCAAAACCATATCTAACGGAATTTTAAGGGCCATTGCCATTCTCGTAGGTATAACATTGATTGTATTTTTTCTGTATAAAATACAGTCTGTTTTGGCCTATTTGGCGATAGCGGCCGTAATAGCCCTAATCGGCAGGCCTGTTGTACTTTTTTTAAGAAGAAAATTAAAATTTCCGAATACACTGGCCGTTGTCTTGACCATGGTGTTTATGGTTGCCGTTATTGCCGGCATAGTTGCACTTTTTATCCCTTTAATTACCGAGCAGGGCAAAAATCTCTCATTGCTCAATATAGACGAACTTCAGAAGAGTCTCAACACTCTGTATGGGGAGATAACCCAATATTTTGGGGCTTCGCCCAGTGATGTCAAAGACATTATAGAAGAAGCCGAAATTGAAAAAGATGATATCCTGAAAAAATTCGATGTGAGCTTTATTCCCAATTTCCTCAACTCTTTTTTAGACCTGGTCAGCACTTTTAGCATAGGGTTGTTTTCGGTAATCTTTATCTCTTTCTTTTTCCTGAAGGACAGTAAACTGTTTCAAAACGGATTATTGACCTTTGTCCCCAAAGCAAAGGAAAAGGGAACGGTAAATTCAATCGAAAAAATCAATGGGCTCCTATCCCGATATTTTGTTGGACTGCTTTTGCAGATATTCGTTCTCTTTGTTATTTACACTATTGTATTGTTCATAGTTGGTATAGAAAACGCAATAGTAATCGCTTTTCTCTGTGCCCTTTTTAATATTATACCCTATGTGGGCCCAATCATAGGCGGAGTACTCATGCTTTTGTTGACAATGACGAGTAATTTGGGGATGGACTTTAGCACCGTAACCCTACCAAAGACCGGCTATGTTTTTATAGGCTTGGCAATTGGCCAATTGGTAGACAATTTTTTCTCACAACCTTTTATATTTTCCAACAGCGTGAAGTCACATCCGTTAGAAATTTTCTTGGTCATCATCATTGCCGGACTATTGTTCGGTGTATTTGGAATGGTAGTCGCCGTACCTGGCTATACAGCGATTAAAGTGATTTTAAAGGAATTTTTATCCGAAAACAAAATCGTAAAAAAGTTGACAGGAAATTTATAG